A genomic stretch from Mya arenaria isolate MELC-2E11 chromosome 10, ASM2691426v1 includes:
- the LOC128205300 gene encoding uncharacterized protein LOC128205300, which yields MSTVKAFAGDAEAYSLQCTEIDSTGVSKTVTASAAASISTDLNTVTPTYTVSSRITATNDDATAISSITVGNDFLYIIVVPSVYTISVVSCDAFAHDGSSKVAALSVALLGASGCTSSSNAGGALMSNVALKASTAGTYKATVKAFKFFSQPSVLIECAIKVCPSGSSCAALSTGDCARKRRYVESVDDGSYSMTTRDVIEVIDPFTIGAASVPTVTISAILLSTIASLWASA from the exons ATGTCCACCGTCAAAGCTTTTGCCGGCGATGCCGAGGCTTACTCGTTGCAGTGCACCGAAATTGACAGTACTGGAGTTAGTAAAACGGTGACGGCGAGCGCTGCAGCATC AATCAGCACAGATCTGAACACAGTAACGCCTACGTACACTGTATCATCGAGGATTACGGCTACAAATGACGACGCTACAGCTATCTCCAGTATAACTGTTGGAAATGATTTCCTCTACATAATTGTAGTTCCAA GTGTATACACAATTAGTGTAGTCAGCTGCGATGCTTTTGCGCATGACGGATCATCGAAGGTCGCAGCTCTTTCTGTTGCCTTGCTTGGCGCAAGCGG aTGCACGTCGTCCAGTAATGCTGGGGGAGCACTTATGTCGAATGTGGCGTTAAAGGCGAGCACAGCCGGCACATACAAGGCCACAGTAAAAGCATTCAAGTTCTTTAGTCAGCCTAGTGTGTTGATCGAGTGTGCAATCAAAGTGTGCCCTAGCGGCTCAAGCTGTGCAGCATTG TCCACCGGAGATTGTGCCCGAAAAAGGAGGTACGTTGAGTCTGTGGATGACGGTAGTTATTCCATGACCACCAGGGATGTTATTGAAGTCATTGATCCATTCACAATCGGTGCAGCATCTGTACCTACAG TCACCATCTCGGCCATCCTTCTCTCGACTATCGCATCGCTGTGGGCTTCCGCATAA
- the LOC128204452 gene encoding uncharacterized protein LOC128204452: MSRLAKPTNAVEAVKHLLILAFSVDLWENGPNYEYINHPQILHSSEDIFSPENKMSLSTVLLLVVCLTATRFLYIHAAVVFTCDETGLISITTFPSKANKIAIDSSNTVLTIDDSTSGILKIAAGKDAQITVAFSDYDMSTVKAFAGDAEAYSLQCTEIDSTGVSKTVTASAAASISTDLNTVTPTYTVSSRITATNDDATAISSITVGNDFLYVIVVPSVYTISVVSCDAFAHDGSSKVAALSVALLGASGCTSSSNAGGALMSNVALKASTAGTYEATVKAFKFFSQPSVLIECAIKVCPSGSSCAALSTGDCARKRRYVESVDDGSYSMTTRDVIEVIDPFTIGAASVPTVTISAILLSTIASLWASA, from the exons ATGTCAAGGTTGGCCAAGCCAACTAACGCAGTCGAGGCGGTGAAACAcctttt AATTCTTGCTTTCTCCGTGGATCTCTGGGAAAATGGCCCTAATTACGAGTATATAAACCACCCTCAGATACTCCATTCTTCAGAAGACATATTTTCTCCAGAAAACAAG ATGTCCCTGTCCACCGTTTTATTGTTGGTTGTGTGTTTGACGGCGACTCGTTTTCTGTATATACACGCAGCAGTCGTATTCa CATGTGACGAAACCGGTCTAATTTCTATAACAACGTTTCCATCGAAAGCCAACAAGATTGCCATTGACTCCTCGAATACAGTTTTAACGATAGATGACTCAACCTCCGGAATCCTAAAAATTGCCGCTGGAAAG GATGCGCAAATCACAGTTGCGTTTTCGGACTATGACATGTCCACCGTCAAAGCTTTTGCCGGCGATGCCGAGGCTTACTCGTTGCAGTGCACCGAAATTGACAGTACTGGAGTTAGTAAAACGGTGACGGCGAGCGCTGCAGCATC AATCAGCACAGATCTGAACACAGTAACGCCTACGTACACTGTATCATCGAGGATTACGGCTACAAATGACGACGCTACAGCTATCTCCAGTATAACTGTTGGAAATGATTTCCTCTACGTAATTGTAGTTCCAA GTGTATACACAATTAGTGTAGTCAGCTGCGATGCTTTTGCGCATGACGGATCATCGAAAGTCGCAGCTCTTTCTGTTGCCTTGCTTGGCGCAAGCGG ATGCACGTCGTCCAGTAATGCTGGTGGAGCACTTATGTCGAACGTGGCGTTAAAGGCGAGCACAGCCGGCACATACGAGGCCACAGTAAAAGCATTCAAGTTCTTTAGTCAGCCTAGTGTGTTGATCGAGTGTGCAATCAAAGTGTGCCCTAGCGGCTCAAGCTGTGCAGCATTG TCCACCGGAGATTGTGCCCGAAAAAGGAGGTACGTTGAGTCTGTGGATGACGGTAGTTATTCCATGACCACCAGGGATGTTATTGAAGTCATTGATCCATTCACAATCGGTGCAGCATCTGTACCCACAG TCACCATCTCGGCCATCCTTCTCTCTACTATCGCATCGCTTTGGGCTTCCGCATAA